CATAAGCTTCGATAAGCGGGTTTTCCAGACTATCCAGATTCTTTATTTCATGTTTAAGAATGCTGATCTTTGGCATACTCTCATCAAGCTTTTCTACGAATTCATCAATAGAACTAGCAGCCATAATTCTTCTTCGTTTATTTAAAGCAGCATAACCGATTGAATAGTTGGTTAGTACTCCTTTTATTTTGCCATCTTTTCCAAGTTCACCGGTTAAGTTATATCGGGTCGTTTCTCTTTGGCTGGCCGTAAGATCATACCAATAGGACGGTTTTTTTAAAGGAATTACGCGTCCCTGGCCATTAATACAATGTAAAGGAAGCAAGCCAAATGGCATTAAGGGCTCTGAAGCATCAAGTAAATAAGATTTACCATCAATATTTACTTTCGCAATGACATAGTTAAAATCGCTGATGACCGGGAAAAGTGTGTTAACCAGACCATTTGAGCGGGTAGATAGAATCATAGCTTCTGCATCAAGATCTGCCGCACTTAATGCAGCAACCAATGCTAAATTGATATCTCCTGTATTTCCAGAATGTGTTTCTAAAGCCTTTTTAATAGTGTTTTCACTGTAAAGTCCAATAAAGCCATTTTGTTTAATGTTACGTTTTATATAATAAAAGATTGCTTTAGCTTTGCTTAGGGGATCGGTGGTGTTTTTAAGTATATCGGGTAACAGTTCTTTAAAAAGATCCTTTCTTTTAATCTGGCTACCAAAAGATTTGTCATCAATTAGCTCATAGTCTACATCTTTCCATTCTTTAGTGATACTCTTTTTAGCACCTGTTGGGGTAATATATTCAGACAGTTCAAAATTAATAGCCGATTTGAAGTTACTTGGTGCAGTCATATAATCCTCTTCAATCAATGCTGGGATGTCTTTCATGATATACGTCATTTTTGAACAGTCAATAGTCCTCCCTGCAATTCTGAGACATTCTTTATTCAACTCCGCATTTTGTGAGGTTAGCTTTTGCGCTCCGCGCAAGGAGACATTATAATTATACAATGCCGGGATCATAGCAATATATTCACTATGCAACTTTGGGATATTGGATTGGAATTCCCATGACCTGAAATTAAAGATGCTTGGCGAATATAAATGATAACTGTACTCAATGATGCTACCTTCAGATAGGTTAGGCATGGTAAACTTGGTTAGCGTAACATACTTATTTTTTTTTTCTGTAAATATTTTCTTTTTATCCAGCGCCGTAAGGGAGATTGCACCGTTTGTATAATTGATAGTGCTGGCCTTTAGTTCCTCTATGGTATCTTCCTTGTCCCCATATTTTCGTAGTGGAATGATAATATTGGCATTTTCAAAACCATTTTTATTAAGAATTTTTATCCTTACATGGTATTCAAAGTCTATATATAAGTTGCCATAATTATCATCAAGTCTAACTGCAGCTGTACCAAATTCACGTAAAACTACAGCATTAGCGTTGCTGTCCAGTTTTGTTTTGGTAAAGTTAAGGTCGCCCTGACTCACTTTCAGATATTCGAAATCCTGAGCAAATAAAGTAGTAGAAGAGAAAAAGGCAATTAGAAAGAAAAGATTCCTCATTAGCGAGCGTTTAAAGTATAATAATATGTTGCAAGATATATGGAGAAATCTGAATAAAAAAATGCAATGTAAATTATTCACATAGAAATTAATGTGTTATCAAATAACTTAAGGATTAATGGATGATTTTTACGACTTTTGAAACGCTACCAAAAAGATTGAAATGAAATTAAATTTAAAACGCCCACTCGCATTTTTTGATCTGGAAACTACCGGTGTAAATGTCGGTGCAGATCGTATTGTTGAAATTGCTATATTAAAAGCTATGCCTGATGGATCTGAGTTGATCAAATCCATGCGCATTAATCCAGAAATGCCAATTCCATTGCATTCATCATTGATACATGGAATTTATGATGAGGATATTGCTACAGCACCAACTTTTAAAGCTGTTGCTACTGAATTGGCTGATTTTATTGGCGACGCCGACCTTGCAGGTTATAATTCTAACAGATTTGATATTCCGGTATTACTGGAAGAGTTTTTAAGGGCAGGAATAGATTTTGACATGTCTGACCGGAAATTTGTTGATGTTCAGAATATATTTCACCAGATGGAACAACGCACCTTACGCGCCGCTTATAAATTCTACTGTGGTAAAGATATTATCAACGCACATTCTGCTGAAGCTGATATTACTGCCACTTACCACGTATTATTAGCCCAAATTGAACGCTATAAAGACGTTGCTTTTGAGGATAAACAAGGTAAGATCTCCAAACCTGTACAAAATGATGTAGAAGCACTTCATACATTTACCAATATGAACAAACCGGTTGATTTTGCCGGAAGGATGGTTTTTAATGAAAACGAAGAAGAAATATTCAACTTTGGTAAACACAAAGGCAAAACTGTAGAGCAGGTTTTTGATATTGAACCGAGCTATTATGCCTGGATGAAACAGGGTGATTTCCCTTTGTACACCAAGAAAAAGCTGGAAGAAATCTGGGCAAGGTGGAACAAAAAGAAAGATTTGCTTAAGCAGGAGAGACAACAACTAACAGAAGCCAATAGGCCAAAACAGCCTCAAGCTAAGCCGCAACAAACTCAATCGAAATCGCAAACTGCTCCAGTAAGGAAAGAAAAGCCTGCTGTA
This is a stretch of genomic DNA from Candidatus Pedobacter colombiensis. It encodes these proteins:
- a CDS encoding DUF3857 domain-containing protein translates to MRNLFFLIAFFSSTTLFAQDFEYLKVSQGDLNFTKTKLDSNANAVVLREFGTAAVRLDDNYGNLYIDFEYHVRIKILNKNGFENANIIIPLRKYGDKEDTIEELKASTINYTNGAISLTALDKKKIFTEKKNKYVTLTKFTMPNLSEGSIIEYSYHLYSPSIFNFRSWEFQSNIPKLHSEYIAMIPALYNYNVSLRGAQKLTSQNAELNKECLRIAGRTIDCSKMTYIMKDIPALIEEDYMTAPSNFKSAINFELSEYITPTGAKKSITKEWKDVDYELIDDKSFGSQIKRKDLFKELLPDILKNTTDPLSKAKAIFYYIKRNIKQNGFIGLYSENTIKKALETHSGNTGDINLALVAALSAADLDAEAMILSTRSNGLVNTLFPVISDFNYVIAKVNIDGKSYLLDASEPLMPFGLLPLHCINGQGRVIPLKKPSYWYDLTASQRETTRYNLTGELGKDGKIKGVLTNYSIGYAALNKRRRIMAASSIDEFVEKLDESMPKISILKHEIKNLDSLENPLIEAYDVEISAFENANSDPLFFNPFFLNRINRNPFNLNERTYPVDLGSQSEDRISISIKLPDNYTLADKPKELNIGLPNGGGRFLCSSTLEDGVLGFNQLLQFNKPIYDPIEYLALKEFYSRIIQVQKTDIILKKQGK
- a CDS encoding exonuclease domain-containing protein; this translates as MKLNLKRPLAFFDLETTGVNVGADRIVEIAILKAMPDGSELIKSMRINPEMPIPLHSSLIHGIYDEDIATAPTFKAVATELADFIGDADLAGYNSNRFDIPVLLEEFLRAGIDFDMSDRKFVDVQNIFHQMEQRTLRAAYKFYCGKDIINAHSAEADITATYHVLLAQIERYKDVAFEDKQGKISKPVQNDVEALHTFTNMNKPVDFAGRMVFNENEEEIFNFGKHKGKTVEQVFDIEPSYYAWMKQGDFPLYTKKKLEEIWARWNKKKDLLKQERQQLTEANRPKQPQAKPQQTQSKSQTAPVRKEKPAVDVTNDMLEQLKMKFGK